A region of the Hyphomicrobiales bacterium genome:
TCGCGGATGGTACAATAATGGATGTTGGGCGTGTCGTACCAGCTATAGGGCAGGCGGTTGGTCACCGGCATGCGGCCGCGCGAGAGTATCTGCACGCGGATGCGCCAATGGGCGAAATTGGGCAGCGAGACGATGGCCCGCTTGCCGATGCGCAGAAGCTGCGCCAGCACGGTGCGCGGGCGGTGGACGGCCTGGATGGTCTGGCTGAGGATGACATAGTCGAAACTGTCGTCCGGATAGTCGACAAGGTCGCGGTCGGCGTCGCCCTGGATGACCGAAAGGCCGTTGGCGACGCAGCGGTTGACGCCGGCCTGGCTGATCT
Encoded here:
- the metW gene encoding methionine biosynthesis protein MetW, with the protein product MNTPARVRAREQKRADFQVIEALVEDRAKVLDIGCGDGELLKLLEETRRVDGRGIEISQAGVNRCVANGLSVIQGDADRDLVDYPDDSFDYVILSQTIQAVHRPRTVLAQLLRIGKRAIVSLPNFAHWRIRVQILSRGRMPVTNRLPYSWYDTPNIHYCTIRDFVELCREMAVHIDHKAVFDARGRRLADGAPLFWLNIFGEQGVFLLSR